The proteins below come from a single Zea mays cultivar B73 chromosome 8, Zm-B73-REFERENCE-NAM-5.0, whole genome shotgun sequence genomic window:
- the LOC118473109 gene encoding uncharacterized protein — protein sequence MINTIRSMAPSTLNQHRSVAALHHVPTKFPFVLFDDVESDDLPKFKSIVARIVVKFPRRHDSQHFILQDITGSKIEAISYRANVQRFDTLLQQGSTYTLYGVAFYVSWGPYLFRNFGHRLELTLASRTVVEPFHLPIQFPPYPKHLMPFHEVLQQPHKRFIDVIGIVIHLAPLEHIGGRPYREAILMDSRWDIIVVGIWPELLQRNALRWVLARENKSIIIGTMLRRNKLHRCLQTSDHSTVEFDPDHHTTQRLQTIRRSMIQNPRSALINNYLERRRAYLATVVPDV from the exons ATGATCAATACTATAAGATCAATGGCACCATCTACACTTAACCAACATAGGTCGGTTGCAGCCCTACATCACGTCCCTACAAAGTTTCC TTTCGTGTTATTTGATGACGTTGAGAGCGATGACTTACCAAAATTTAAGAGTATCGTAGCCAGAATCGTTGTTAAGTTCCCTAGACGTCATGACAGCCAACATTTTATTCTACAAGACATCACT gggtcAAAAATAGAAGCAATTTCATACCGCGCTAATGTCCAAAGATTTGACACCTTACTCCAACAAGGATCTACATATACATTATATGGAGTGGCGTTCTATGTAAGCTGGGGGCCGTATCTATTTCGGAATTTTGGACATAGGCTAGAATTGACCTTGGCATCTCGGACTGTTGTGGAACCATTCCACTTGCCAATTCAGTTCCCGCCTTATCCAAAACATCTTATGCCATTTCATGAGGTCCTCCAACAACCTCATAAGAGGTTTATAG ATGTAATAGGAATTGTCATTCATTTGGCGCCGTTAGAGCACATCGGTGGAAGGCCGTACAGAGAGGCCATACTAATGGATTCCAG GTGGGATATAATCGTCGTGGGTATATGGCCTGAACTGTTGCAAAGAAATGCTCTACGGTGGGTGTTAGCTAGAGAAAACAAGAGCATAATTATCGGAACTATGCTGCGTCGTAACAAGCTACACA GATGCTTGCAAACCTCGGACCATAGCACTGTTGAATTCGATCCAGATCATCACACCACACAACGGTTGCAGA CAATTCGGCGCTCCATGATCCAAAATCCGAGGAGTGCTTTAATCAACAATTATCTAGAGAGGAGACGCGCTTATCTGGCGACAGTGGTTCCGGATGTGTAG